Genomic window (Acidimicrobiia bacterium):
TGGCAGCAGTCCGTGAGCAATCGAAACGGCTCGGTCTGCCGGTGGCCATCACCGCCGCCCTACTCGAACGGCGCTTGGACGGAGTCGCCGTATACACAGAACTACTCGACCAACTGGCCGAAACCGGGGTGACCGGCGATGCCCGGCGGACCATCGCCGGAATTCTCGCTGTTTCGCTGGAACCGGCGCAGGCACTTCGTCGCTGGACTGAATCGAGAGCCGAACTGGCCGCCCTCGGGTTGGAAGGTTCCTATGCCGACATCGCCGCAGCGTTCGGGGCGTCCGATCCGCGCGGTTCCCGGGAGTTCGCGCTCGCCTACGCGGCACAACGCCAGGCCCTCGCCCGATCTTCGATCGACGATGCCGACCGATTCGCTCCTGAACTCGCCCATGCCGGCACGTCACGGCAAACGGACACGTGGACGGGAGAACCGATATCCGGTCGCTTCGGATCATTCGACCCGTTCACTTTGCTGTTCTACCACTGGGTTATCACCGGCGGCCACTCCGGCAGCTACGGGTGGGAGGCCGTCTACGCGGATTCTTCCTGGTCGAATGACTCCAACTCGTGGTTCGGCGGATTCTCGGGCGGCGGATTCGGAGGTGGAAGCGGCGGCAGCTCCGGCTGGGGCGGCGGCGGCTGGAGTTCGGGAAGCTTCGGCGGCTTCAGCGGAGGAGGCTTTTCGGGTGGCGGCGGCGGATCAAGCGGCTGGTAGCTCGGCATAGGGCCCGATGATTCGATACTCTTGCCACATTCGTTCTTGACTGGAGGTAGGCAATGGCGACCATTGGCGATGTTGTAGCCGAGAAGGGCGCGGTGGTGAATCAGATCGCGCCGGGCGATACCGTGTTCGACGCAGTGCGCACCATGGTCGAGGCCAACTGTGGATCCCTCCTCGTCATCAAAGACGGCGAAATCGTCGGGATCATCACCGAGCGGGACTACCTGCGCCGCATCGCGATCGAGGGTAGGACCTCGAAGGACACGCTCGTCCAGGAGATCATGACGGCGCCGGTGATCTACGTCGAACCCTACTGCGAAGTCGAGGAAGCCCTGGCCCTCATGACGGACCGGCACATCCGCCACCTTCCCGTGGTTTCCGGAGGCAAATTGCTGGGACTGATCTCCATCGGCGATCTCGTCTGGTATCAGACGAAAGAGCAGAGCTTCCAGATCCGCTACCTCGAGGAATACATCTCGGGTCGTTAGGCCGTCGATCTCGATGGAAGGTTCCGACGGTTCTCCATCGACACGGCGCACTCGATCAATTCAGGACTGCGCAAATCCC
Coding sequences:
- a CDS encoding CBS domain-containing protein, with protein sequence MATIGDVVAEKGAVVNQIAPGDTVFDAVRTMVEANCGSLLVIKDGEIVGIITERDYLRRIAIEGRTSKDTLVQEIMTAPVIYVEPYCEVEEALALMTDRHIRHLPVVSGGKLLGLISIGDLVWYQTKEQSFQIRYLEEYISGR